The DNA region TACTATACCCCTTTTCCAATAGAAGCGCTTTAGGGGACGTAACTCCTTGTCCGTCTGTATGTCCCAGCGACAGGGCGCAGACCTCTCCTACGAGGACGGGGCGCGTGCAGTCGAACTCGCACGCGAATCCGTCGAATCCTACGTACGGCACGGCCAACGAGAACACCCGGGAAGCATGCGCGAGACCTTCTACGAGCGCACCGGCGCGTTCGTCCGGCTCGAATCAACCCGCGGTCGGGGCAGCCTCCGGGGCTGTGCCGGCGGCTATCGCTCGGGTGAACAGCTCGGTCACGTCATCGTCGACGCGGCGATCGAAGCCGCGAGCGACGACTCCTGTGGCTCGGAGGTGACGCCCTCGGAACTCTCGAACCTGACCGTCTCGGTCTGTACGGTTCGGAACATCCTGCTCACCGACGACCCGCTCGAGGACCTCGAACTCGGAACCCACGGCGTCGCCATCGACGGCGGCGGCAACGCGGGGTGGCTCTACCCGACGATTCCAGTTGAGAACGGCTGGAGCGCCCGCGAGTACCTCGACCGAACGTGCCGCAAGGCCGGACTCCCCCCGACGGCCTGGCAGGACGACGACGTCGTCGTCACCCTCTTCGAGGGACAGGTCTTCCGCGAGCGCTCGAGCGACGGGAGCATCGAAGAACTGTAACGTCTCCCGTCGCGTCCGTCTGGTTCGATGTGGCCCGCGCTCGGTGCCCACTCGCCGGACAAACGCACGTCGGAGGTGGCGCCTTCGGGAGGCGTCCACCAGGGGAGGGGGACACTACTCTTTTCATAGCGAGCGGCGCATCGATGAATCGCATCTGACGCGTCGCCTGGCGCGTCGAGTCGACCCGAGGATTTACTATCACTCACTCGAACATTTCGAGACGAAATATGGCAACTGTTGACGAGACTGCCATCGACCCGTCGGATGCCTACGATCGGCTTCTCGAGCGATCCGAGAAGCTGACGAACCTCCGGATGGCGTCGATGGCGCTGGGGTGGGATCAACGGGTGATGATGCCCGAAGGGGGAACGCCGGCGCGAGCGGGGCAACTGTCGACGCTCTCGTCGCTCGGACACGAACTCCTGACCGCCGACGAGGTGGCGACGTGGCTCGAGGCGCTCGAGTCCGATGGGGTGACGCGGGATACGGGTAACGCCGAATCTGCGGACGGCCTCACCGACGAGCAGGCGGCGGTCGTCCGCGAACTCCGCCGGGAACACGACCGGGCGGTCGACGTCCCAGCCGACCTGATCGAGCGGTTGACGGCCCACCAGGCCGAGACCCAGCAGGTCTGGCAGGAGGCGAAGGCGGCCGACGACTTCGAGCGATTCGCGCCGGCGCTCGAGGAACTGATCGCCCTCCATCGCGAGCGCGCGGCGGCGATCGACCCTGCAGAGAACCCCTACCGGGTGCTCTACGAGGATAGTTTGCCGTACCTGCCGCTCGAGACGGTCGAGCGCATCTTCGACGAGTTGCGCGAGCATCTCGTTCCACTGATCGACGAGATCCAGGACCGGGGCCGCGAGCTGCCGACGCCGTTCGCGGGCCACACCTACGACGAGGAGACCCAGATGGCGCTCTCGGAGGCCGTCCTGGACGTGCTCGGCTACGACCGCACGCACGGCCGTCTCGACACGGCCCCCCACCCGTTCATGTCGGGCAACCAGTTCGACGCTCGGATCACGACTCGCTTTCGGGAGGACGACCCGCTCGACGCGCTGACGGCGACGATCCACGAGTTCGGCCACGCGACGTACCAGCTCGGCCTCCCGAAGGATCAGTACGGAACTCCGCTCGGCTCCTCGCTCTCCTCGGGCGTCCACGAGTCCCAGTCTCGCTTCTGGGAGAACCACGTGGGCCGGACGAGGGCGTTCTGGGAGCTGATTCTCCCCACCGTCAAGGAGCACTTCCCGCACCTCGAGGACGTGACCGTCGACGAGGCCTACGCGGCGGTCAACCGGATCTACCCCGACAACCTGATCCGGGTCGAGGCGGACGAACTCACCTACCACCTGCACGTCATCCTCCGGTGTGAGATCGATCGGGCGTTCGTCGAGGGAGATCTCGACATCGTCGACATCCCAGAGGTCTGGAACGACAAGATGGATGACTACCTCGGGGTCCGACCGAAGACCGACGCCGAGGGCTGTCTCCAGGACACCCACTGGTCGTACGGCTTCGCCGGCTTCCAGGGGTACACCATCGGGAGCGTGCTCGCAGCCCAGCTCGACGCCGCGATGCGCGAGGACCTCGAGGTAGACGCGCTCGTCCGGGAGGGGGAGTTCGACCCGCTGCGCGAGTGGATGACCGAGCACGTCCACCGCCACGGCCAGCGGTATCCGACCGAGGAGTTGATCGAGGTGGCGACGGGCGAACCGCTCACCGCCGAGTACTTCCTCGAGTACGTCGACGAGAAGTTCCGGGCGCTGTACGGGCTCTAGCGCTGGATCGGCCCGGTTTCGAACGGGCGCCGTGAGCGACCCTGTGTATGCCGGGCGAGTACTTCTTTCTCCAGCCGCCCCTGACTCGAGTATGCGCGTCTCGATACCGGGGATGCCGGGCATCTACTACGACACCGACGCCGAATCGACGGCGGTCACCCTCGCGCTCACTGCGGCGGGCCGCCGAGCGCCGAAACCGCACGGGTACGCCGTACAGGCGCTCCCGTACCTCTGGGGGTTCGACGTCGACCTCAACGACGTACCGCCGGACCACCCGCTACAGTATCTCCACCCGGACGGCGCCCGGAGTATCCAGGAGTTCGCGCCCGACGAGAACCTCGAGCGACTCGCGGGCGACGCCGACCGACTCGGGCGAGTGCTGTGGGCGATCAACGAAGAGACGGAACGCGGTATCGAGCAACTGATCGGCAAACGGCGCGAGGAAGAGACTCGAGGGACGACGATCGAAATCGAGTCCGGTCGGCCTGAGGACCGCGACCGCGACCGCGACCGTGACCGAGGCCGAAATGGAGTTCAGAGCCAGGATCAGGACCGAAATCGAGATCCGGGTGCGAAACGAACTCGCGCCGACGAGTTTGGAGAAGACGTCATCGAGCCCGGACCAGGACCCGACGCTGACGCTGACGCCGACGTCGATCCCGACTCCAGCCACGACCCGGACTCCGATCCTCGAGCGTAGTCACTGTTCGTAGCCACCGCTCGTAGTCACTGTTCGTAATCACTGCTCGAGTTATTTCGCCAGAGAGAATCGCACGAGTATTGGCTGCCGTCGAACGGGCCGCCGAGAAAATCGCCTATACCTACAGCCGCGGCAAGAACGCGTACAACAGCAACCCGAACGCGAGGTGCTGGAGCATCGTTTGCTCGACGGTCGCTCGGACGTAGTCCTCGTCGGCGATGGCGTACTCCTTCGTACGGACCTTCGCGTGCATCGAGAGTACGCCCTCGTCCTCGAGCGCGTGGAGGCTCGGGTAGACCGTCCCGGGGCTGAGCTGGGCACCGAAGAGGTGCGTCAGGTCCGAGAGGAGTTCTTCCCGTGAGTTTCACCGTGAAGCGAGATGAGCATCAGGAGAATCTCGTCGAGGTTCTCCTTGATGATGGCGTCGTCGAACTGGACGTCGTCGGTCGGGAGCGCACTCGTGACCTCCGCCATGAGTTCGTCGAGTTCGCGCTTGACGGCGCGGCTGTCTTCTTTGGTCGTCCCGATTGTGATATGACCCACAAGCGCATACCGCGCCTTCAGGCGCGGGTCGAGCGGTAGGCCCGGAGCATCGTCCGGTATCGATGGTTGGTCTGGATTGCCATCGTAACCGTTTTGCTGTGGCCTGACGTCCCATAGGGTGCTACGAATACCGTGAGATGCCGTCCCCGAACCACAAAGGGTAGCGAACCAGCGGTGGTTCGCACGGCGATGACATGGGATTCGACGGGGCCTGTTTGACCGGGCCACAGCCCTATACAGGGGAGGAAACGAGAGTTCCTCCGGTATGCTGCCGGTTCCCCTTGAGTAAGGGTTGGAACCTCCAACGCCACGCCCGGCGGAAATCCGATGGGCGGATTCCACGTCCTTTAGGGCGTGGAGGAGGTCAAATCGTACTGTGCTGACTGCCCTGTCGCAGTCGCCGCGCTCGAGAACTGCTCGAGGACGGACTTCGTGCTGGGGTTTTGCTCACGCATTTTCGAACACCTGGAGGGGGAGGGGGGGGGGGGGGGGGAG from Natronosalvus rutilus includes:
- a CDS encoding TIGR00296 family protein, with the translated sequence MSQRQGADLSYEDGARAVELARESVESYVRHGQREHPGSMRETFYERTGAFVRLESTRGRGSLRGCAGGYRSGEQLGHVIVDAAIEAASDDSCGSEVTPSELSNLTVSVCTVRNILLTDDPLEDLELGTHGVAIDGGGNAGWLYPTIPVENGWSAREYLDRTCRKAGLPPTAWQDDDVVVTLFEGQVFRERSSDGSIEEL
- a CDS encoding carboxypeptidase M32 — protein: MATVDETAIDPSDAYDRLLERSEKLTNLRMASMALGWDQRVMMPEGGTPARAGQLSTLSSLGHELLTADEVATWLEALESDGVTRDTGNAESADGLTDEQAAVVRELRREHDRAVDVPADLIERLTAHQAETQQVWQEAKAADDFERFAPALEELIALHRERAAAIDPAENPYRVLYEDSLPYLPLETVERIFDELREHLVPLIDEIQDRGRELPTPFAGHTYDEETQMALSEAVLDVLGYDRTHGRLDTAPHPFMSGNQFDARITTRFREDDPLDALTATIHEFGHATYQLGLPKDQYGTPLGSSLSSGVHESQSRFWENHVGRTRAFWELILPTVKEHFPHLEDVTVDEAYAAVNRIYPDNLIRVEADELTYHLHVILRCEIDRAFVEGDLDIVDIPEVWNDKMDDYLGVRPKTDAEGCLQDTHWSYGFAGFQGYTIGSVLAAQLDAAMREDLEVDALVREGEFDPLREWMTEHVHRHGQRYPTEELIEVATGEPLTAEYFLEYVDEKFRALYGL